The following are from one region of the Roseobacter fucihabitans genome:
- the dusB gene encoding tRNA dihydrouridine synthase DusB — MPASAFPFVLSPPVMLAPMAGITDLPFRSLVATFGAGLVVSEMVASQDMLNARPGSREKAELGLGQVGTAVQLAGREAAPMAEAARMVEGQGAQVIDINMGCPAKKVTQGFSGSALMRTPDHALTLIEAVVNSVQIPVTLKTRLGWDDGLLNAPDIARRAEAAGIRLITIHGRTRCQFYKGRADWAAINAVKRAVSIPVIANGDIIDTASARHALKLSGADGIMIGRGVRGRPWLLAQIAHDLFATPAPVVPKAKQYAEMVAQHYDAMIAFYGPDVGLRVARKHLGWYMDSCATPQDLRQAVLRATSIRETQALILQACAFDQLVAA, encoded by the coding sequence TTGCCTGCCTCTGCCTTTCCCTTTGTTTTATCGCCTCCGGTGATGTTGGCCCCCATGGCGGGAATCACCGACTTGCCGTTTCGCTCGCTCGTCGCCACCTTTGGGGCGGGGCTGGTGGTGTCGGAAATGGTCGCCAGCCAGGATATGTTGAATGCCCGTCCGGGCAGCCGTGAAAAGGCGGAATTGGGTCTGGGCCAGGTGGGCACTGCCGTCCAACTTGCCGGACGTGAAGCCGCCCCCATGGCCGAAGCCGCTCGGATGGTCGAAGGGCAGGGCGCGCAGGTCATCGACATCAACATGGGTTGTCCCGCCAAGAAGGTCACGCAGGGCTTTTCCGGCTCCGCTCTGATGCGCACCCCGGATCACGCGCTGACTTTGATCGAGGCGGTGGTGAATTCGGTGCAAATCCCGGTCACGCTTAAAACTCGGCTGGGGTGGGATGACGGCTTGCTCAATGCGCCCGACATCGCGCGGCGCGCGGAAGCGGCGGGGATCCGGCTGATTACCATCCACGGACGCACCCGGTGCCAGTTCTATAAAGGGCGCGCGGATTGGGCCGCGATCAACGCGGTGAAACGTGCGGTTTCTATCCCGGTGATTGCCAATGGCGATATCATCGATACCGCCTCGGCGCGACATGCTCTGAAATTGTCGGGCGCGGATGGTATCATGATCGGGCGCGGCGTGCGGGGGCGACCCTGGCTGTTAGCGCAGATTGCACATGATTTATTTGCCACCCCGGCTCCGGTTGTGCCCAAGGCCAAGCAATACGCCGAAATGGTGGCGCAGCATTACGACGCCATGATTGCATTTTACGGCCCCGACGTGGGGCTGCGCGTCGCACGCAAACATCTGGGGTGGTATATGGACAGCTGCGCCACGCCGCAGGATTTGCGCCAGGCGGTGTTGAGGGCAACGAGCATCCGCGAAACTCAGGCGCTGATCTTGCAGGCCTGTGCGTTCGATCAACTGGTGGCCGCATGA
- the ispD gene encoding 2-C-methyl-D-erythritol 4-phosphate cytidylyltransferase encodes MKIAAIIVAAGRGLRAGGDTPKQWRPLAGHSSTYFAVQAFVRHPRVSRVVLVMNGADIAAGLWPGGFDADVVAGGETRSLSVRAGLEQVAPDYDQVLIHDAARACIMRDVIDGVIAALQSHKAAAPAVAVVDALWRGTSGHVEQTVDRTGLFRAQTPQGFDLKAILAAHRQFPEGGADDVELARLAGMDVAITPGHEDNIKITLPEDFERAERILRARDGH; translated from the coding sequence ATGAAAATCGCAGCAATTATCGTCGCGGCGGGGCGTGGCCTGCGCGCGGGAGGCGATACCCCGAAACAATGGCGCCCGCTCGCCGGGCACAGCAGCACATATTTTGCCGTGCAGGCCTTTGTCAGACATCCGCGGGTGTCGCGCGTGGTATTGGTCATGAACGGCGCGGACATCGCCGCTGGCCTATGGCCCGGAGGCTTTGATGCCGATGTCGTCGCAGGCGGCGAGACGCGCAGCCTCTCGGTGCGGGCCGGGCTGGAACAGGTCGCGCCAGACTATGATCAGGTCTTGATCCACGACGCGGCACGGGCCTGCATCATGCGCGACGTGATTGACGGTGTGATCGCAGCCTTGCAAAGTCACAAGGCTGCGGCCCCTGCCGTGGCGGTCGTTGATGCGCTGTGGCGCGGCACATCGGGACATGTGGAGCAAACCGTTGATCGGACCGGGCTTTTTCGCGCGCAGACACCGCAGGGTTTTGATCTCAAAGCGATCCTCGCCGCGCATCGCCAATTTCCCGAGGGGGGAGCTGATGATGTGGAGCTGGCACGCCTCGCGGGAATGGATGTTGCGATCACGCCGGGTCACGAGGATAATATTAAAATCACCCTGCCCGAGGATTTTGAGCGGGCCGAACGCATTCTGAGGGCGCGCGATGGACATTAG
- the ispF gene encoding 2-C-methyl-D-erythritol 2,4-cyclodiphosphate synthase: MDIRLGNGFDVHAFGAGDHVILCGVKIPHDHGLVGHSDADVGLHTVTDAIYGALAQGDIGQHFPPSDPQWKGMSSDVFLRHAVELTAEMGFSISNVDCTLICEFPKIGPHSDAMRAGMAAIMGLDVARVSVKATTSEKLGFTGRGEGIACIATAALVKP; the protein is encoded by the coding sequence ATGGACATTAGGCTTGGCAATGGTTTTGACGTGCATGCTTTTGGGGCGGGCGATCATGTGATCCTGTGCGGTGTGAAAATCCCGCATGATCACGGGTTGGTCGGGCATTCGGATGCAGATGTAGGGCTGCATACGGTAACGGATGCGATTTACGGCGCGCTCGCGCAGGGCGATATCGGCCAGCATTTTCCGCCCAGCGATCCACAATGGAAGGGGATGTCCAGTGATGTGTTTCTACGCCATGCCGTTGAATTAACGGCTGAAATGGGGTTTTCGATCAGTAACGTGGATTGCACGCTGATCTGTGAATTTCCCAAGATCGGACCCCATAGCGATGCGATGCGCGCGGGCATGGCCGCGATCATGGGGCTTGATGTGGCGCGCGTGTCGGTCAAGGCGACGACCTCCGAGAAACTCGGGTTCACCGGGCGCGGCGAGGGTATCGCCTGCATCGCCACGGCCGCTTTGGTGAAACCATGA
- a CDS encoding phosphatidylglycerophosphatase A has translation MKGLAKLIATLAGVGYIRPAPGTWGSLVALPWGWLLHVLGGFPLLLLGVVVAFAKGWWATAQMTKDSADHDPSEIVVDELVGQWIALLPLSYAAWSMGLNILVMWPGWIAAFALFRLFDILKPGPVGWADRRGDALGVMLDDVIAGFFAALGVLVLAGLYHGILT, from the coding sequence ATGAAGGGGCTCGCAAAACTCATCGCAACGCTCGCCGGGGTCGGTTATATCCGCCCCGCGCCAGGCACATGGGGCTCGCTCGTGGCCCTGCCCTGGGGGTGGTTGTTGCATGTTCTGGGCGGGTTTCCCTTGCTGCTGCTGGGGGTGGTCGTGGCTTTCGCAAAAGGCTGGTGGGCCACCGCGCAGATGACCAAAGATAGTGCGGATCATGACCCCTCCGAGATCGTCGTAGATGAGTTGGTCGGGCAATGGATCGCGCTTTTGCCGCTCTCTTATGCGGCCTGGTCGATGGGGTTGAATATTCTGGTGATGTGGCCGGGCTGGATCGCCGCCTTTGCGCTGTTTCGCCTGTTTGACATCCTCAAACCGGGCCCTGTCGGCTGGGCGGACCGGCGCGGCGATGCATTGGGCGTGATGCTGGATGACGTGATCGCGGGGTTCTTCGCCGCTCTGGGTGTTTTGGTTCTGGCCGGGTTGTATCATGGCATTCTAACATGA
- a CDS encoding CinA family protein, giving the protein MNIAEEVLEKAKLSGVMICVAESCTGGMVAAALTDIPGSSAVLERGFVTYTNAAKVEMLGVTPQALDAHGAVSEQVAAQMAQGALRASHAQLAVSITGIAGPGGSEHKPEGRVCFGVALGATLRSETVEFGSRGRAQVRAAARDHALKLLLAAL; this is encoded by the coding sequence ATGAATATCGCCGAAGAGGTCCTTGAAAAGGCTAAGCTTTCAGGCGTCATGATATGTGTCGCTGAAAGCTGTACCGGTGGGATGGTCGCAGCGGCGCTCACCGATATTCCGGGATCTTCCGCTGTGCTCGAGCGTGGCTTCGTGACCTATACCAATGCCGCAAAAGTTGAGATGCTGGGCGTCACCCCACAAGCGCTTGACGCGCATGGCGCGGTTTCCGAGCAGGTCGCCGCACAAATGGCGCAGGGCGCGCTTCGGGCCTCTCATGCGCAACTGGCCGTATCGATCACCGGCATTGCAGGTCCGGGTGGGTCCGAACACAAGCCGGAAGGTCGGGTTTGTTTTGGCGTGGCGCTGGGTGCGACCTTGCGCAGTGAAACGGTCGAATTCGGGTCAAGAGGTCGGGCGCAGGTGCGCGCCGCTGCCCGTGATCATGCATTGAAACTACTGCTCGCCGCGCTCTGA
- a CDS encoding MmgE/PrpD family protein, with product MSITDHLIAFCTAPTDRAACEMMRLSLFDWAACGIAGAQEGGFDRFQKSIGAQGGQGEAMVFGGALMPAPAAALINGTLSHALDFDDTHFAHIGHPSVAVAPAALAVAQREGRDFDAMFDAALIGVEASIHVGLWLGRDHYQIGFHQTATAGAFGATLAAARLLGLSEVETRHALGLCASLASGIKAQFGTGGKPLNAGLAARSGVEAALWAQCGMSAAADGLAGPLGFGPTHHGAQDETHLAALGKTPWQILSISHKLHACCHGLHAMLEALDGVSVDAQEIESIEVKTHPRWLSVCNIPEPDTGLASKFSYRHTAAMAMLGKSTAQRNMFSDVMAQDAEVLALRRKVTVKGDTDLSEMQAEVTIMLTCGKRIDVSHDLAAPLPEAIRQQKLRSKATDLLGAARETRLWSAIKTSDMTGFLETIGSSERGEQ from the coding sequence ATGAGTATCACGGACCATCTCATCGCTTTTTGCACGGCGCCAACTGACCGCGCGGCATGCGAGATGATGCGCCTTTCGCTGTTTGACTGGGCCGCCTGTGGCATCGCCGGGGCGCAGGAGGGCGGCTTTGATCGGTTCCAAAAATCCATAGGCGCACAAGGCGGGCAGGGCGAGGCGATGGTGTTTGGCGGTGCCCTCATGCCCGCACCCGCAGCCGCCTTGATCAATGGCACGCTCAGCCACGCTCTGGATTTCGACGACACGCATTTCGCCCACATCGGTCATCCCTCCGTGGCGGTTGCGCCTGCCGCGCTTGCTGTGGCGCAACGGGAGGGGCGCGATTTTGACGCGATGTTTGACGCCGCGCTGATTGGTGTAGAGGCATCCATCCACGTCGGCCTCTGGCTGGGGCGCGATCATTATCAGATCGGATTTCACCAGACGGCGACCGCGGGGGCCTTCGGGGCGACGCTGGCCGCAGCGCGGCTTTTAGGGCTGTCTGAGGTCGAGACCCGCCACGCATTGGGGCTTTGTGCCTCGCTGGCCTCGGGGATTAAGGCGCAATTTGGCACCGGCGGCAAACCTCTGAATGCGGGGTTGGCCGCGCGCAGCGGTGTCGAGGCGGCGCTCTGGGCGCAGTGCGGCATGAGTGCGGCAGCGGACGGGTTGGCCGGGCCTTTGGGGTTTGGCCCGACCCATCACGGCGCGCAGGATGAGACCCATTTGGCCGCGCTTGGTAAAACACCCTGGCAAATCCTGTCGATCAGCCACAAGCTCCACGCCTGCTGTCACGGGTTGCACGCGATGCTGGAAGCTTTGGATGGTGTGTCGGTCGACGCGCAAGAGATTGAAAGCATAGAGGTAAAAACTCATCCTCGCTGGTTAAGCGTTTGCAACATTCCCGAGCCCGACACCGGTCTGGCGAGTAAGTTCAGTTACCGGCACACGGCCGCCATGGCCATGCTGGGAAAATCCACGGCGCAGCGCAATATGTTCAGCGATGTGATGGCGCAGGACGCTGAGGTCCTCGCCTTGCGCCGGAAGGTCACGGTAAAAGGCGATACCGATTTGAGCGAGATGCAGGCCGAAGTGACGATTATGTTGACCTGCGGCAAGAGGATTGATGTGTCGCATGATCTTGCCGCGCCGCTTCCCGAGGCCATCCGGCAGCAAAAATTGCGCTCAAAAGCGACGGATCTGCTTGGCGCGGCGCGTGAAACGCGGCTTTGGTCGGCCATAAAGACCAGCGATATGACCGGGTTTTTGGAGACGATTGGAAGCTCAGAGCGCGGCGAGCAGTAG
- a CDS encoding type II toxin-antitoxin system RatA family toxin, with translation MPTHSETRKLPYSAQQMYDLVADVARYPEFLPWCSAARVKSVTPQDNQQIMVADLVVSFKVFRERFTSRVVLTPDDKNIDTEYLDGPFRYMKSNWAFADVEGGCEVSFFVDFAFRNMILERLIGVVFNEAMQRIVRAFEARAEALYGKPGS, from the coding sequence ATGCCTACGCACTCAGAGACCCGGAAGCTGCCGTATTCGGCGCAACAAATGTATGACCTCGTGGCCGATGTGGCGCGCTATCCAGAGTTTTTGCCCTGGTGTTCGGCGGCGCGCGTGAAATCCGTGACGCCCCAGGACAATCAACAGATCATGGTGGCCGATCTGGTTGTGAGTTTTAAGGTGTTTCGCGAACGTTTCACCAGCCGTGTCGTGTTGACCCCGGATGACAAGAATATCGATACCGAATATCTTGATGGGCCTTTTCGATACATGAAATCCAATTGGGCTTTCGCGGATGTTGAGGGGGGCTGCGAAGTCAGTTTCTTTGTCGATTTCGCTTTTCGAAACATGATCCTGGAACGTCTGATCGGTGTGGTTTTCAACGAGGCGATGCAGCGGATCGTGCGGGCTTTTGAGGCGCGGGCCGAGGCGCTTTACGGAAAACCGGGGTCCTGA
- the hpt gene encoding hypoxanthine phosphoribosyltransferase, with amino-acid sequence MSTRPYVIDEMISAKSIAARIEELCREIQTEFAGTDKLVVVGLLRGSFVFIADLVRELDLPIEVDFLEASSYGDGMESSREVRILKDLRGTIEGRDVLVVEDIVDTGHTLNHVTHLLESRLPARLKSIALLDKPSRREVDFKASWTGFEIPDEFVVGYGIDFAQRNRNLPYIGKVRFEDG; translated from the coding sequence ATGTCCACGCGTCCATATGTCATAGATGAAATGATTTCCGCCAAGTCGATTGCCGCGCGCATTGAAGAGTTGTGCCGCGAAATCCAGACCGAATTTGCCGGTACTGATAAGTTGGTGGTGGTCGGCCTGCTGCGGGGCAGTTTCGTGTTTATCGCCGATCTGGTGCGCGAATTAGACCTGCCCATCGAGGTCGATTTTCTGGAAGCCTCGAGCTATGGTGACGGCATGGAAAGTAGCCGGGAAGTGCGTATTCTCAAGGATTTACGCGGTACCATAGAGGGGCGAGATGTGTTGGTGGTGGAGGATATCGTCGACACCGGGCACACGTTAAACCATGTGACGCACCTGTTGGAAAGCCGCCTGCCCGCGCGTCTGAAATCCATCGCATTGCTGGACAAACCCAGCCGGCGCGAGGTCGATTTCAAAGCGAGTTGGACAGGTTTCGAGATCCCGGATGAATTTGTCGTGGGCTACGGCATCGATTTTGCCCAACGCAATCGCAACCTGCCCTATATTGGCAAGGTGCGGTTTGAAGACGGGTAG
- the lipA gene encoding lipoyl synthase, with product MAPRDLKIPEQRHPEKARRPDNPQPKKPAWIRVKAPGGEGYAKTARIMREHKLVTVCEEAGCPNVGECWSQGHATMMIMGEVCTRACTFCNIATGKPPDALDAFEPGRVAHAVEKLGLNHVVITSVDRDDVEDGGADHFAQTIRAIRHRSPDTTIEILTPDFIKCAPEALEQVVQARPDVFNHNLETVPGLYPEVRPGARYFHSLRLLQRVKELDPGMFTKSGIMVGLGEDKQAVMQVMEDMRAADIDFLTIGQYLQPTPKHHAVDRFVHPDEFAAYEKAAYGKGFLMVSATPLTRSSYHAGDDFARLRAARNRKLGIA from the coding sequence ATGGCCCCGCGCGATCTGAAAATTCCCGAGCAACGCCACCCTGAAAAAGCCCGCCGTCCCGATAATCCGCAACCCAAAAAGCCCGCCTGGATTCGCGTCAAGGCCCCCGGCGGCGAAGGTTATGCGAAAACCGCACGGATCATGCGCGAACATAAATTGGTCACCGTCTGCGAAGAAGCCGGGTGCCCGAACGTCGGGGAGTGTTGGAGCCAGGGCCATGCCACTATGATGATCATGGGCGAGGTCTGCACCCGCGCTTGCACGTTCTGCAACATCGCAACGGGCAAACCGCCTGACGCGCTGGATGCTTTTGAGCCCGGACGCGTGGCGCATGCCGTGGAGAAGCTGGGCCTCAATCATGTGGTCATCACCTCGGTGGACCGCGATGACGTCGAGGATGGGGGTGCGGATCATTTTGCGCAGACGATTCGCGCCATCCGGCATCGCAGCCCGGATACGACAATCGAAATCCTGACGCCTGATTTCATCAAATGCGCGCCCGAAGCGCTGGAGCAGGTGGTGCAAGCGCGCCCGGATGTCTTCAACCACAACCTTGAAACGGTGCCCGGATTATACCCCGAAGTGCGCCCCGGCGCGCGGTATTTCCATTCGCTGCGCCTGTTGCAGCGCGTGAAAGAGCTCGATCCTGGCATGTTTACGAAATCAGGGATCATGGTGGGCCTTGGAGAGGACAAACAGGCCGTGATGCAGGTGATGGAAGACATGCGCGCCGCTGACATCGATTTTCTGACCATCGGGCAATATCTGCAACCGACTCCAAAGCACCACGCGGTGGACCGTTTCGTGCACCCTGATGAGTTTGCGGCCTATGAAAAAGCGGCTTATGGCAAGGGGTTCCTCATGGTTTCAGCGACACCGCTGACGCGGTCATCTTATCATGCGGGTGATGATTTTGCACGGTTGCGGGCTGCGCGAAATCGCAAGCTCGGTATCGCCTGA
- a CDS encoding DUF6456 domain-containing protein, whose product MNELETPSLRHNEAHQTALPDWVPAAAQVYLAHTEAGLPIRALARAAGCHASTILRQIRRVETRRDDPLVDAALKALGAAHFVTGATAVQELKKDAMPMSFQDRMTTPLGDPDTPPSEASLMAEGARVLRRLCEKGAVLAVAAEMEKAVIVRDGAGTQATRTGVVTRKIAEAMALKEWISPQTTGKITRYTITAAGRAALEGMLGSEEGIIAVGGFAEAPADFAGQRNNWGEKTLPDVDTGRPRRMRYNLAESPLTALARRRDKNGENFLDDDLVTVGERLREDFELAQMGPRVTQNWDRFLTSGGCGSFVPDSGVGDGPSNARKRVADALADLGPGLSDVVLRCCCYLEGLETAEKKLGWSARSGKIVLRIALMRLKRHYDETIGPGGPLIG is encoded by the coding sequence ATGAACGAGCTAGAAACACCTTCTTTGCGACACAATGAGGCCCATCAGACCGCTTTGCCGGATTGGGTTCCAGCAGCGGCGCAGGTCTATCTGGCCCATACCGAAGCAGGACTGCCAATCCGAGCGCTCGCGCGGGCGGCAGGCTGCCACGCCTCAACGATACTGCGCCAAATTCGGCGGGTTGAGACACGGCGTGACGATCCATTGGTGGATGCGGCCCTCAAGGCATTGGGTGCTGCTCATTTTGTTACCGGCGCCACCGCAGTGCAAGAGCTTAAAAAGGACGCAATGCCCATGAGTTTTCAAGATCGAATGACGACCCCCTTGGGTGACCCGGATACCCCTCCCAGTGAAGCCTCGCTGATGGCAGAGGGCGCGCGCGTGCTGCGCAGGCTCTGCGAAAAAGGGGCTGTATTGGCGGTTGCCGCCGAAATGGAAAAAGCCGTGATTGTGCGTGACGGTGCCGGAACGCAAGCCACCCGTACCGGCGTTGTGACGCGTAAGATCGCCGAGGCGATGGCGTTGAAGGAATGGATATCACCGCAAACCACGGGCAAAATCACGCGCTATACGATTACGGCGGCCGGGCGGGCGGCGTTGGAGGGGATGCTTGGCAGCGAAGAAGGCATCATCGCTGTGGGCGGTTTTGCCGAAGCCCCTGCCGATTTCGCGGGTCAGCGCAACAATTGGGGCGAAAAAACCCTGCCTGATGTGGATACCGGGCGACCGCGCCGTATGCGCTACAATCTGGCTGAAAGCCCGCTGACAGCACTGGCGCGGCGGCGCGACAAGAACGGCGAGAATTTTCTGGACGATGATCTGGTTACGGTCGGGGAACGTCTGCGTGAAGACTTCGAATTGGCGCAAATGGGCCCCCGCGTGACCCAGAATTGGGACCGCTTCCTGACGTCTGGCGGGTGTGGCAGCTTCGTTCCCGACAGCGGTGTCGGCGATGGGCCCTCCAATGCGCGCAAGCGTGTTGCCGATGCGCTGGCGGACCTCGGGCCTGGCCTTTCCGATGTCGTATTGCGCTGCTGTTGCTACCTTGAGGGGCTGGAGACGGCAGAGAAAAAACTGGGGTGGTCGGCGCGTTCGGGCAAGATCGTGCTGCGCATCGCGCTGATGCGGCTGAAACGGCATTATGACGAGACGATTGGTCCGGGCGGCCCCTTGATCGGGTAA
- a CDS encoding DUF6477 family protein: MQDLISMLHAIRRPPLLMRAARIGAEDYRRAVHLPRLLGYGILPRHGSALLKLMEIEADLNTQRTGGDTSYSLIRHVDVLIAMLGEARVLQASQAACVT; encoded by the coding sequence ATGCAAGACCTGATCTCAATGCTGCACGCCATTCGCCGGCCACCACTTCTTATGCGCGCCGCACGTATTGGTGCAGAAGACTACAGACGCGCCGTCCACCTGCCACGATTGCTGGGCTATGGGATATTGCCCCGGCATGGTTCGGCGCTGCTGAAGCTGATGGAGATCGAAGCAGATTTAAACACGCAGCGCACAGGCGGAGATACAAGCTACAGCCTGATCCGCCACGTGGATGTGCTGATTGCGATGCTGGGTGAGGCCCGCGTGCTGCAAGCCTCACAAGCCGCCTGCGTTACATAA
- a CDS encoding trimethylamine methyltransferase family protein, with amino-acid sequence MVQAAERRGRRGGGGAARRAERSAVSFETARFIERNIPNFEVLTEEALEIIETNAETVLEEIGVNFVENPVALQRWRDAGADVEGERVRIPRGLARQLCKTAPSSYTQHARNPARNVEVGGRNLVLAPVYGPPFVRDAIGGRRYATMEDFRKFVKLGYMSKWLHHSGGTVCEPTDLPVNKRHLDMLQAHMTLSDKPFMGSVTEPSRAQDSVDMCGLLFGEDFVQQNTVMTSLININSPMTFDDVMMGALEVYAKNNQACIISPFIVGGAMAPVSVAGTLTQVLAETMAGIAYSQLIRPGAPVIMGAFVTSIDMNSGAPTFGTPEAAHITYGAGQLARRLGLPYRSAGSFCGSKLPDAQAAYETSNSLNMGLLSGVNFMLHACGWLEGGLVSSFEKFVMDADQLGTLHHLARGIEIDTNAQAMDAIREVGPGGHYLGCEHTQNNFKAAFWKSDLLDYKPYETWEDEGGRDTQALASLRVEKMLNDYQQPALDPAIDEAISDYVARKKSEMPDSFM; translated from the coding sequence ATGGTGCAAGCAGCAGAGCGCAGAGGCAGACGGGGCGGTGGCGGAGCAGCCCGGCGCGCCGAACGCAGTGCCGTGTCTTTTGAGACCGCGCGATTCATCGAACGCAATATCCCGAATTTCGAGGTTTTGACCGAGGAAGCCCTGGAAATCATCGAAACCAACGCGGAAACGGTCCTTGAAGAGATCGGCGTGAATTTTGTCGAAAACCCCGTGGCGCTGCAACGCTGGCGTGATGCCGGTGCGGATGTTGAGGGCGAACGGGTGCGCATTCCGCGCGGGTTGGCGCGTCAGCTGTGCAAGACCGCGCCCTCCAGCTACACGCAACATGCGCGCAACCCGGCGCGCAACGTCGAGGTCGGCGGGCGCAATCTGGTGCTTGCGCCGGTTTACGGCCCGCCTTTTGTGCGCGACGCCATCGGCGGGCGGCGCTATGCCACGATGGAAGATTTCCGCAAATTCGTGAAGCTGGGATATATGTCCAAATGGCTGCACCATTCGGGAGGCACGGTGTGTGAGCCCACCGATCTGCCGGTGAACAAGCGCCATCTTGATATGTTGCAAGCTCATATGACATTGAGCGACAAGCCGTTCATGGGATCCGTCACGGAACCCTCACGCGCGCAGGATTCGGTGGATATGTGCGGATTGCTGTTTGGTGAAGACTTCGTTCAGCAAAACACTGTGATGACCTCGCTGATCAATATCAACTCGCCGATGACCTTTGATGACGTGATGATGGGGGCCTTGGAGGTCTATGCGAAAAATAACCAAGCCTGCATTATTTCGCCCTTTATCGTGGGCGGTGCCATGGCACCCGTGTCCGTTGCGGGGACATTGACGCAGGTTCTGGCCGAAACCATGGCGGGCATCGCCTATAGCCAGCTGATTCGTCCCGGTGCGCCGGTGATCATGGGGGCCTTTGTGACCTCTATCGACATGAATTCGGGCGCGCCGACCTTTGGCACACCGGAGGCTGCGCATATCACCTATGGGGCCGGACAATTGGCACGCCGTCTTGGGTTGCCCTACCGCTCCGCCGGATCGTTTTGTGGCTCAAAACTACCCGATGCGCAGGCCGCTTACGAGACTTCCAACAGCCTGAACATGGGGCTGTTGTCGGGCGTGAATTTCATGCTGCACGCCTGTGGTTGGCTTGAAGGCGGTCTTGTGTCGTCGTTTGAAAAATTCGTGATGGACGCGGACCAACTCGGCACGCTGCACCACCTGGCGCGCGGGATTGAGATCGACACCAATGCACAGGCCATGGACGCCATCCGCGAGGTCGGCCCCGGTGGTCATTATCTTGGATGCGAGCACACGCAGAATAACTTCAAGGCTGCCTTCTGGAAGTCAGACCTCTTGGATTACAAACCCTACGAAACCTGGGAGGATGAAGGGGGCCGGGACACGCAAGCCCTTGCCAGTTTGCGTGTTGAGAAGATGCTGAACGACTATCAGCAACCTGCTTTGGATCCCGCCATCGATGAGGCGATTTCGGATTATGTCGCACGCAAGAAATCCGAAATGCCCGACAGCTTTATGTAA